The Apium graveolens cultivar Ventura chromosome 6, ASM990537v1, whole genome shotgun sequence genome contains a region encoding:
- the LOC141664764 gene encoding uncharacterized protein LOC141664764, with protein MELYMRCVQRLHRKFGNAKLEGVPREENSNTDALAKTGSQMDSVLLGQIPLGIQEIPSIPEVSVFQMQKIPQETWMTPIHTYIQAGTLLEDKLQARRLRYQAAKYVEYDGVLYMRGFNQPLLRCVDLEEGNYIFREIHEGIYGNHSGGGLLALKALRQGYYWPTMKEDAFKFVKACDRCQ; from the coding sequence ATGGAATTGTATATGAGATGTGTGCAACGTCTGCATAGAAAGTTTGGAAATGCCAAGTTGGAGGGCGTTCCAAGAGAAGAAAATAGCAATACGGATGCCTTGGCAAAGACGGGTTCACAAATGGACAGCGTTCTGCTAGGGCAAATTCCTTTAGGAATTCAAGAAATTCCAAGTATTCCAGAAGTAAGTGTGTTTCAGATGCAAAAAATCCCACAAGAAACTTGGATGACCCCTATTCATACCTATATCCAGGCAGGGACTTTGCTGGAGGACAAGCTACAGGCTCGACGCCTTCGTTATCAGGCTGCGAAGTACGTTGAGTATGATGGAGTGCTATACATGAGAGGGTTTAATCAACCGCTTTTGCGATGTGTAGATCTggaagaaggaaattatattTTTAGAGAGATACATGAAGGAATCTATGGCAATCACTCTGGGGGAGGTTTGTTGGCATTAAAAGCCCTTAGACAAGGGTATTATTGGCCAACCATGAAAGAAGACGCTTTCAAGTTTGTTAAGGCGTGTGATCGTTGCCAATGA